A window of uncultured Draconibacterium sp. contains these coding sequences:
- a CDS encoding RNA polymerase sigma-70 factor, with translation MKSIEEKDLFEKIKQGNERAFEHLFKTYYAHLCVFASKIIEDEIAAEEIVQEFFVKLWEKRTLLTIDSSVKNYLFKSIKNLCLNFIKHNNVRLQHAKNFIAEVETNHFSDNFIEVDLARKIEESIESLPEKRREIFRLSREEGLKYREIADKLKLSVKTVEAQMGLALKTLRDKLKEYNTFLFFVSAFKKEMD, from the coding sequence ATGAAATCTATCGAGGAAAAAGATTTATTCGAAAAAATAAAACAAGGAAACGAAAGGGCTTTTGAGCATCTTTTTAAAACATATTATGCCCACCTGTGTGTATTTGCTTCAAAAATTATAGAAGATGAAATTGCGGCCGAAGAAATCGTTCAGGAATTTTTTGTGAAATTGTGGGAAAAACGAACACTGCTCACCATCGACAGTTCGGTTAAAAACTACCTGTTTAAGTCTATAAAAAATTTATGCCTGAATTTTATCAAACACAACAATGTGCGTTTGCAACATGCAAAAAACTTTATTGCCGAGGTAGAAACCAATCATTTCAGCGATAATTTTATTGAAGTGGATTTGGCGCGAAAAATTGAAGAAAGTATAGAGTCTCTTCCCGAAAAACGACGCGAAATATTCCGACTCAGTCGCGAAGAAGGATTAAAATACCGCGAAATTGCCGATAAGTTAAAATTGTCGGTTAAAACGGTTGAGGCCCAAATGGGGCTGGCACTCAAAACATTACGAGATAAATTAAAAGAATATAACACCTTCCTGTTTTTTGTTAGTGCTTTCAAAAAAGAAATGGATTAG
- a CDS encoding MFS transporter, with the protein MRKTEKVKFPKAFWVANAVELLERAAYYGVFIVITLYLSRILGFNDFQAAMLAGSFSAGLYLLPTFAGAIADKIGFKKSLIIAFSLLSVGYLAMGVLPTMLESAGLVEYTKTTQFHGLRQSGYKWIIIPIMLVIMIGGSFIKSCITGTVARETTEETRAQGYSIFYMMVNIGAFSGKTIVKPLRDAMGNEGLVTLNYFAAGVTFLAVILVFFFYKASDKHGEVKTFKEITSALVKVLTNVRLLLLIIIITGFWMVQHQLYATMPKYVLRLAGEGSAISWFANVNPLVVFLTVGIVTQLMRKKTSLFSMTVGMFIMPVSALAMASGNLFGSEPILGFHPVALMMIVGIVFQGLAETFISPRYLEYFSLQAPKGEEGLYLGFSHLHSFLSSILGFGLSGYLLTKYCPDPLLFDTHEAWQAAAVNAHYIWYYFVGIASVAAVSLIVYGQIVKRIDSKQELAK; encoded by the coding sequence ATGAGGAAAACAGAGAAGGTGAAATTTCCGAAGGCGTTTTGGGTAGCTAACGCGGTAGAATTATTAGAAAGAGCTGCATATTACGGAGTATTTATTGTAATTACGCTTTACCTGTCGCGAATTTTAGGATTTAACGATTTTCAGGCCGCCATGTTGGCCGGATCGTTTTCCGCAGGATTATACCTGTTGCCCACTTTTGCAGGCGCAATTGCTGATAAAATAGGTTTTAAAAAGTCGTTGATTATCGCTTTTTCGCTGCTTTCAGTTGGTTATTTAGCCATGGGTGTTTTACCAACCATGTTAGAGTCGGCAGGTTTGGTCGAATACACAAAAACAACGCAGTTTCATGGATTGCGCCAAAGTGGTTATAAATGGATAATTATTCCAATTATGCTGGTAATTATGATTGGTGGATCGTTTATAAAATCGTGTATTACCGGAACTGTTGCACGTGAAACAACAGAGGAAACACGGGCCCAGGGGTATTCCATTTTTTATATGATGGTAAATATTGGTGCCTTTTCGGGCAAAACAATTGTAAAACCTTTACGCGATGCCATGGGAAATGAAGGTTTGGTTACACTTAATTATTTTGCCGCCGGTGTTACTTTTTTAGCTGTTATTTTGGTTTTCTTTTTTTATAAAGCAAGTGATAAACACGGCGAAGTAAAAACATTTAAAGAAATTACCTCTGCCCTGGTAAAAGTGCTTACAAACGTTAGATTGTTGTTGTTAATCATTATTATAACCGGTTTTTGGATGGTGCAGCATCAATTGTATGCTACCATGCCAAAATATGTGTTACGTTTGGCTGGCGAGGGTAGCGCCATTTCGTGGTTTGCCAATGTAAATCCGCTGGTTGTATTCCTTACCGTTGGAATTGTAACACAGTTAATGCGTAAAAAAACATCGCTGTTTTCAATGACTGTTGGAATGTTTATTATGCCGGTTTCGGCACTTGCAATGGCTTCGGGTAATCTTTTCGGAAGCGAACCTATTCTGGGTTTTCATCCGGTTGCACTGATGATGATTGTGGGTATTGTGTTTCAGGGTTTAGCCGAAACTTTTATCTCGCCACGTTATCTGGAATACTTTTCGTTGCAGGCACCAAAAGGTGAAGAAGGACTTTATCTTGGTTTTAGTCATTTACACTCTTTCCTTTCATCTATTTTGGGTTTTGGGCTATCGGGATATTTACTTACAAAATATTGCCCCGATCCCTTGTTGTTTGATACCCATGAAGCGTGGCAGGCAGCAGCTGTAAATGCCCATTACATTTGGTATTATTTTGTTGGAATTGCTTCGGTAGCAGCCGTTTCTTTGATTGTTTACGGACAAATTGTAAAACGTATCGATTCAAAACAAGAATTGGCAAAATAG